The following coding sequences lie in one Methylotuvimicrobium alcaliphilum 20Z genomic window:
- a CDS encoding DUF1499 domain-containing protein, with protein MLCFAWFIKNAQAESAPGLVDGHLKNCPGSPNCVNSEQDDIEPIAFGDLSADEAWQKLQQAISGEGGELKSVSGDYLWAIFKTPMLRFTDDVEARLDSGNRQIHLRSASRVGYSDFGVNRRRLESIKNRYQRLSKTADR; from the coding sequence ATGCTATGTTTTGCGTGGTTCATTAAAAATGCTCAGGCAGAAAGCGCGCCTGGCTTGGTAGACGGTCACTTGAAAAATTGCCCGGGTTCGCCTAACTGTGTGAACAGTGAACAGGACGATATTGAACCGATAGCCTTCGGCGACCTTTCGGCGGATGAGGCCTGGCAAAAGCTGCAGCAGGCAATTAGCGGTGAAGGGGGCGAGTTGAAAAGTGTTTCCGGCGACTATCTCTGGGCGATTTTCAAAACGCCGATGCTGCGTTTTACCGATGACGTCGAAGCTAGACTCGATTCCGGTAATCGGCAAATTCATTTGCGTTCCGCATCGCGTGTCGGTTATTCCGACTTTGGAGTCAACCGTAGGCGTCTGGAATCGATTAAAAACCGTTATCAGCGGTTGTCGAAAACAGCAGATCGATAG